The genomic interval CTCCTCCTCCTAGACCCGACAACTGACTAATTCCTCCTTGCTGACtgagtggaaaggaaaagaacgTTTTAGTGAAGGGAATGGCGGATAAATTAGAACGACAGTTTGTGCATTGACCCTTTGCTCTTCGTCTGATTTTGTCTTTGGCATAAACGTGGCTGACTACTGCAGCGAGCTTTCTTCTTGTGGCAGTGCTTGGGTATTCTAAAGTACACATAACGAAGGCATTCTAGTGTCCCTCGTGTCTCGGGTGTACTCACATGAGGTCCTGCTGTCCACCCTCCAGCAGGCAGCGGTAGGTGTGGATCTCCTGCTCCAGGCGGCACTTGACGTCCAGCAGGATCTTGTACTCCTGGTTCTGGCACTCCATCTCCGCCCGCAGGTCCgccagctgctgctccacacATGTGATCTGAGTCTGCAGCTCACCGAGGTGGTTGTTGTAACGGCATTCTGTCTCAGCCAGAGAGGACTCCAGGTTGTCCCTCTGCAGGGTGACAGGTGGCACAACAGAAATACGGCCATGAGGAAGCTGCACTTAACTGCAGGTTCTTGCCttgaagcagagctgcagcagtgagctgcgCACGCACCTGGCTGAGCTGAGCCTGCAGGTCGATCTCCAGGGCCTGCAGCTGCCGCCTCAGCTCGGTGACCTGATTGTTGCACGTCTCCACCTCCTGACCGCTCGTGATAACCTCCCGATTCACCTCCTCGATCTGCAAATCACCAAGCCAGAGCAAAGTTGTTAAGGGAGTGTTTCACTGTAACTCAGGCTAAGGATTAAGCAAAGAGCAGGAGGAAGCAAAAAGCATGAAATGAGAACACTTTGGGTGAACTCTCTCAACCCAAGGGGACGCGCAGAGGCAGCATCCCCTGTGGTATTTGGGCAGTCAAAATCAGTGCCAAATACTGTTGCAGACATGTGGATTTAACCTAAGGTAAAGTGCTGTGGAACCACAGCCTGGAGAAGTCACAGCTGAATAACTTTGCTCACCTTGCACTCGTACCAATCCTCCACTTCTTTGCGATTGCGTTCAATCAGTGTCTCATACTGGCACCTCATCTCCTCCAGAATCTTCCTGAGGTCAGGGCCAGGACAGGCATTGACCTCCACACTCACATCTCCAGTTGACTGTTTCCTCAGACAGTTCATTTCCTGGAGAAAACCATATCAGGTTTCAGAAGCAAGGAAAACACCGGGGAGAGCAGGGAGGATCCCGGCTGGGGGCactgccagctcccagctccctgtgGCAGCTCCATCCAGCAGGGGAAGCGAAGCCCTTTGCAGTATCAGCCCTGCACAACCAAGGTGAGGGAGAGCACAGATCCTGAGTGAAGGGAGGCTTTGGGCAGGGGCCATCAGCCTACCTCCTCATGGTTCttcttcaggcagcagagctCCTCCCGCAGCGACTCCAGCTGTGCCTCCAGGTCGGACCTGCAGAGCGTCAGCTGGTCCAGGACCTGGCGCAGCCCGTTGATGTCAGCCTCCACGCTCTGGCGAAGGGCCAGCTCCGTCTCGTACCTGAGTGAGAAAGAAAGCCAGAGAGAGCAGTCAGCATCTGACCCCATCATCTGCTTTTTTCTGCAGATGTCTTTCTTACAGCCATTTCCTAACCAGCCTCCCGGGATGCTGAGGGAAGCGGTGGAAGGATCCCCTTATTAGGTCTGCCCTCAACCCACTTTCTCTACAACTTTGTGAGGGGTCGCTCACCACATTTCCATGCTctaacaagagaaaacaaaaatctcccTTAAGAAGCCAGGTGCAAAACCTTCTGGGTGCTTTCTGCACAGCTCCCATCTGCACACAGAACTGTGCTGTTGCCCAGACATGAAGGCAGCTCTGGAGGTAACGGCTGCGGCTGCAGGAGCCcttctgcacagcctgcagccctgaGCCGCATCCTgacagcctgctgcagcaccaggagcacTCACTTCACTCGGAAGTCATCAGCTGTCATCCGGCTGTTGTCGATGTTCAGAATGATCTTGTTGTTGTCTATGGTTGCACAGACAATCTGGAAAAGAAGAGAGTTCAGTGGTCACTCGTGAAGCCTCGTCCCCATCCCCTCGGGCTGCAGTGCATGCGGTGCAGCAGACCAAACCCCAGGCTCTGTGTGCTGTTGGCTGGCGGGCGCAgggcagctgagcacagcaggcCAGTGTGAGcattcagcacagcactggggaggcattaaaaagctgaaagacAGAGTTCAGGTGCGGACAGGGAGGTGTTATCAGTGCTGCCCAGCGCCTGCTGCGATCCTCCCAGCCTTTTAAGTCTAAATCTTACTTTAATGGATAAGAGATATAAAAGCTTTTCCAAGACTTAATTATAGGTCTGTCtcattctgtttgtttcctggattcctttcacttctttctctgtgtGTTGGCATCCTAGAAGTTTTGCCAAACACATGCTCTGCAAAaacctttttaattttaacttgCATTCTGGCAATGCTCTCTTTGTTCTCACTTCTAATGAGGTGCCCAATACTTCCCAGTTCTGTAAGAGTAAATGTGTAAATAAAGGAAGCAATGTTTAATTGGAATTCTGCAAGATGAATGACAGAATAAGCCCATACGGCTTGTTATTTATCTCTCATTTAGTCGTTCTCTTGGCAATCATCCACTCAAACGCCTTGGCAAAATCTAACTGAGACGGACTGCTGAGCCAATCCAGATGTATTCCATGCCCACAACACTTTCCCTTTCAAATATATCTGATGAATAAAAGCAATGGAAACAATCCAAACTCTCAAGACTTTTACGTTTGAGCTCCAGGGCTCTCTACAGGCAGTTGTCTTAATGTCTGTTTACGAGGAGCGTTTTACTACAGTGAAATGTTACTCTCAATAGCTGCATTAAGCTGTGAAGCAACAGCGTGGGAGAAGTTTACAAGCGAGGAAGCAGCTGAGAAGTGATGTTACCTGGTTCTGAAGATCTTCTATCTCTTTATAATAGCAGCTGTAGTCCCGTGGCTCACAAAAGGGGCCCTGCTTGGCGTACCACTCCCTGATTCTGCACTCCAGGTCAGCATTTTCTTGTTCCAGGCACCTCACCTTGTCCAGGTAAGAAGCCAGGCGGTCGTTAAGGTTCTGCATGGTGACTTTTTCGTCACCAGAAAGAAGAATGCCATCACCAGCAAAACCCCCTCCAACTACCCCTCCACCAATGCCGATACCAAGGCCACCTCCAATGCCACCACCAAAGCGGGCACTGCCACCGCTGAATCCAATGCCTGAACATCCTCCGAGGACAGTGGCTCCTAAGCCACCTCCATAGCTCCCACCGACCAGACTGCCGCTGCTCAGTCCTCCTCCGTAATTCACACCACTGCAGTAGCTTCTCCCAGAGAACCCTCGGCTACTGCCTATCCCACAAGTCGTGTATCTTCCAGAGGAGACCGAGGAAATCCGCgctcctccaccaccaccaccaccaccaataACACAGCTGCCACCGCTGGTCCTGCCCCTGAGAGAGCCAGTTGTCTGCTTAATACTACAACTCATTGTGAGGACAGCTGCAAATCCAACCCAAAGCCcaaagcaagatgcagagcgTGATACGGAATCAGACTGCAGGTTGGTCGCTGCCGCAGATCCCTATTTATACCTTCCAAGCGGGTGCCACCTCTGGGGTGTTTCTTCTTCCCACGGGGCTGGCTAGTCTCACTGTTTATGCCAGGAATAAATAACCCATAGGCAGTTTCCCTCTAGAAATCCCAGTTCACAAGGAAGATACTTTACATGTCAGCAGCTtattccaaaaaataaaataatgttttatgaGTCATCAGCTTTTTGTGTGATGCAAACTTTACAAGaagtcaagaaaaaaagttgCCCTAGATTATGTACAAAGAAGCAGCAATGGTATTTATAACATCAAAGTCCCTTTTATCttttattaatttgtatttattttattcttagtCCAGCAAACATTTTTGTATCATGTGCTACAGTAGACTGCGTGGAATCAAAGTGGGCAGTTAATTTAAATTTACACTTCTGAAAAGCATGAACAATGGTGACCATAGGAGCAAAAAGAGCCGGGGTGTCGCGGTGCTGATGCCTGCCAGCCGGCGCAATTACAGGCAGAGGGCTCAGGTACCTCTACTGCGAGATTTCTCCAGTCACCTCATCCATAGCCCATGTTTCTGTCATGCCAGCCCAGGAACTCAACTTGCTCACAGTCTGCGAAGCACTGGAAGTTCCTGTCTGCCCCTTGATCCTGTGTCACACAGACTGAAGTGCCtctctgaagttattttttgttgctgtagTCGTTCAGTTTGTGCCGTCCATAGATAAAGAAGGAACTCGCAGGAAAGATGGGCGATTCATGGGGTTCCCTGTCCCGACTGTGACGAGATCCAGCAGGTCACTGCCATCACCAACAACCAAAATTGTATTGagcacaaaaggaaaaggagaaaagctttCCACATGTACTGTCTGTGTTTGTCAGAGCGGTAATGCGTTGGCACAGCCTGACCATCACTGCTGGGAGAGCATCTGGGGAGCGCGGGGAAGACTGGCTTAGCCAGCACAGGTGCCTTTGTCCATCAGACTGCAGTAATGAGAGGATATTCTGCTCTTCGAGGGACAGATGCTTCTCTTCCCTGCAGCGTGGAATTTCCAGCCACTTTTACTCACAAGCAACCTTCCATTTGAGGATGTCCCTGTGCGTAGTTACAGAAGCTGCTGGGATAAATCTGTGACACCCCATGGGCAGCCCCGAGAGCAGCCGTCACCTGGGGACGAGGGTAGGGGACACTGCACTGATGTGCTCCGCCTTCTCTGCTAGTGGCACTGCAGTGATGCCCATCCTCGGGGTGGGCAAATGACCCCAAGAATGTGTAGATGTGATCATCTTCTCATGAGTATACATTAGGATTCTGCTCTCCAGTGagctcatttatttctttgtttagaTCAAAAGTGATAAAAGACGCCTACCTAAGGCTGGAAGCATCCTAGAATATTCATTATTCATAGGATGCAGAGAAATAACTTGCTCAGGGACAGCACTGGAGTCCCTCAGAGCTCAGACTGCCGACTGCAGCACCTGAAATACAAGTCCATCCTCCTCCTGGAAACAcatctccctgctccccacACAGCCCAGACTCATCGGAGTGAAAATCATGAGCAAAAAGGAGGATAGGGAAGAAATCTGGCTTTTGTCAGACATTTTGAGGAATATAATTGAAGACAGGGTGTGGCTGTGAGAGCTAGCAGAAATTAATATAAAGTCTGGATTGCTTGGACCTTTGCTTCTGCTGCATCGGTTTTCAGAAGTTGCCCAGCAGCAGCCTACAGCGAGCAGCGCTCTGGGCTCAGGTCgccctttttccctttcagagtCTCAGTTTTAGCAGGCATATTGCAGATAGGGAGCACTGCAGGTGGCTCATGTCCTCAGCCACCAATGGCAGAAGGAGCAGGACTTACAGCACACAGCAAACTGGTTGGTGTCACTGATGGGCCATTTTTATGCATCCTGGCTCAgagccccacgggctgcagAGTCACACTTACCAGCCAAGATTGGACCCATCCTACCACTCTCCCACAGGGTTCGTACTGGGGTGTAGTTGCACTGATGTGAGATGGTGCTGCATTCCCAAGGTCCGCTAAGGGCAGTAGGACTGTGGTGATCCCAGCATACAGCCATGCATGCTGTGCCGCCATCTCTTCCACATTTTGCTCACTTTGCTTATCAAACTGATAGCGCTACTCGTGTCAGCTACAAGGAGGGTGCGTCCAATTTGACAGAACTTTGCTTTCATAAGCATTGCTTCAGTGATGTTTGTGCAACCTCTCTGGAATATGATGTTATCTTGTCACTTGTAATTACGAGAAATGATTTGCATAATAGCCATTGGGGATCACTTATTAAAACCTGCTTTGAAGTGATACTAAGCCGGCTCCAGACCTCGCACTCCCAGCTCTCAGATGCAGTCTGTGatgctgtggggctgtgagTCAGAGCTGCATCCCCCGCGCTGATCAGCGGTGCTGGGAGGCAGCTGGAAGCGCTGTGGGCTGCGGTGCTGCTGCACTCTGAGAGAGCGGGGAGAGGCGGTCACTCCTTTCCTGCAGACTGCTCACATCTCCAATTCAGCTCTGGGCTCgtggcagcagtgaggctcAGCATGATGCCGAGGTGTTCAGCTGGATTTCCTCCtactgcagctcccagcctgaTCCACAGCTCGAGGGCTTTCAGTTCCTCGAGCGCCTGTCAGCCTCGAGCACAGTGCACTGCACAGCCTCTGCACCTCTGGGATCACAGCTGCTCTTCGTGGCAAAGCAGAGCATGAGGGAATTCATGTCGGGATGGATGAGGACTTATGGCAGCAGGAAGCTGCAGAGATCTCCAGCTCAGGGCTGcgggcagcacagctgtgacCTGCGGTGCTGCTGCCAGAGTCTGGCAGGTCCTGGCAGAGCCCACATCCTGCAGGCAGCCCGAGTGTGGGCCAGCCGTGGCCCTGAGAACTAACTCTCTGAGTGCCTTTATTTAATACTTGCACTAAAGCATCGCTTCTTGCAGTGCATCTCCAGGTTGTGGGTCTTGCAGGCAGTGTAAATGAAGTTATTTGGTGCAGCGGGCCAGGAAATCTCCTGCTTGATTATAGTAGTACGTTGCTGATGTACATAACTCTTTACAAATGTTACACAACCCAATAAACTCAAGTACAAGTTCCACGGATGGTGACTGGGCTGTGGGTGAGGCTCGCCTGTCTGTGTGCTTCATGGAACAGATTTTTATGGGGAAATTAGAGCTTGTGCCATACAGCAACTCACGGCCCACGATTCCAATGCCTGCAATCAGTGTCAGTGCGTGTGCAGTGCAGCCCTTcactcccagctgctgcccagcactcACATTCTGCAGATCTGATTGTCTGATTTCTGCTCCTCACCGACATCTCACAGCTGTGCAGATCGCTTCTCAGGGATCTTTCTGTCGCACTTTGCTGGTGCAGCTCATCCCCTGACTCCCCCCACTCCTTCTGTTAGGGAAGGGGccacagcagtgagcacagcagcaTAACAGTGCGGTTCCTCCATCTGTTGCCCGTTCCTTTCTCTGTGCAGTAGACCaccaccactttttttttctgtttactgCATCTGACTTTCAAAACCTCTCTCTCTCACCTATTAATTTGTCTCACCCTTTTATCTGCCCGCACGCTGCCAGCTGGTTCTTCCTGCtcgctttttctttttagatgcTTTCATGGTTCCTTATTTAGCATTTTCTCTTGGAATTGCTTCCCCTGGCAGAAAGGCGTGTCAGGtccagcacagctttgctttcaaaTTACTACTTCAGTATTATTTGGGAAAACTTGTTGTTCTTGATTTTATCCTGTTGCTACACATTCATAATACCTCAAAAGGTGCTGCAAATTGTCTTATATTAGATTATATTAACACACGCCCACTTTAATGAAAGCTTGACTTTCGAGCGAAACAGAAGGCTGCCCGTCGGGCCGccctgtgctccctgcagccctgaaTTGCTCCTCCTCGTCGCCTCCGACCTCCGCTCCCAGCGTGAGCTCTCCCCAGTGCAGACATCCCTTCCAGAGCATAACGATCTGTGTAACATGTTTCTAAATACTCGTATAATTCCTTACTTGTAGAAATTGTTTCTCAGGTTCAGAGCTGTATCAGTAGTGGCACAGTTTTATTAGGGGCAAGCGTGTGGATCCCGGCACGTCCCAGGTAATGGCAGCGGGCAGAGCAATGCTGGGGTCCCCTCATCTTGGTCCCATGGGTGCCTCCCATCCCCACTGGTGCTGCACATGGAGCTGAGCACTGCCCGTTAGTTTGCTTTACTTGTTCTGGGGGTTGTTCTTTGGGAGCCCTCCAAGGGACGTCTCCTGTTTGCAGAGTCCTGCTCATGGTTCAGCATGGTTTTGTCTGGAGTTTTCTTTGCGCACCCCCCTGTCCTTCTCCTCCCTCTTTCCCCAAGCTTGCTTGTCCCTGGTGAATGGCTTGGGAAGGCCTTGACTCcccctgcagctcttcagaacCACCTGGGAGAACACCCTGACTGTGAGACCGTAGagtcattcaggttggaaaagacctctaacgTCACCAAATCCAACTACCAACCCATCTCCACCGTGCCCaaccatgtccccaagtgccacatctacacatctcCTGAGcccctccagggacagtgactccatcacttgTAACAGTGCTGTTCACACACTGCAGCAACTGAGCTTTGGGAATGAGAGCTGATGCTTCGTGTAGCTCACATGGGGCTGGAGAGCCCTCTTTGGGATACCCCCATTAAAACACCTCCACCTGCGGGGCGCTGGAGGCTCAGACAGCTCTGTGCACAGCGCCTCTCTGTTTCAAAATCTCAGTCCATGGAAAGCAGGGAAGAGCCAGCTGCTTTGCATACAAATTAAATTTCCCCAAACCATAATTAAAATTGTCATGTGAAACTGAAAACGTTTAGATAATTTATTGTTTCAGGGAATTTAACTGCCCGTCCCTAATCCTGTCTATCAGTGCAGAGCCAGCAGGACTCAGCTAAATGACAGCTGTCACGAAGCACCTTCCCCAGCTCAGCGGGAGCCGCCCCGCAGCGCAGGGCAGGGCTGGCGCAGGGTGGGAGCGATGGGCTGACCCCCTtccagggagagaaggagctCACGGTCAGACATCGGTCAGAGCCAAATGCTCACTCCTCATGGTTGGCTTCCTGGCCCTGGCTGGAAGTAGGGCTCTGCTGGTTCCTTGCCACTGTGTTCTTTTACCGCTTGTATCTCAGGTTTTCATATTCCTGTAAGTGACGGCCCAGGGATGTCACTGTGCCcggctctgcctgcagcctgcgTACATGATGTCCTGCTGCCCGCCCTCCAGCAGGCAGCGGTAGGTGTGGATCTCCTGCTCCAGGCGGCACTTGACGTCCAGCAGGCTCTTGTACTCCTGGTTCTGGCACTCCGTCTCCGCCCGGATCTCCGCCAGCCGCTGTTCCACGCAGGAGAtctggctctgcagctcagTGAGGTATTTGTTGTAGCGGCATTCTGTCTCAGCCAGAGAGGACTCCAGGTTTTCTTTCTGAGCATGGAAGCAACAAAAAGGAGGATGGGTTACGCAGCCGTCACAGGCAGCCTGGACTTCTTATCAAGGGATCCCActgcagagctgtcccactgtACCCATCCATGCggttctgctcctgcagctctctgcagggAGCCGGGGGCTGAGACAGAACCGTGCATCACTCACCATGGTCAGTTGGGCTTGCACGTTGATCTCCAGGCCCTGCAGCTGGCGTCTCAGCTCCGTGACCTGCTTGTTGCTCGACTCTATCTCCTGGCTGCTGGTGATGACCTCCAGGTTCACCTCTTCCACCTGAGGTCAGAAGGAGCACTCTGtgccctgccctccccaccccacagccccagacGTCTGCttgtgctgcagcccccaggtGTTCCCAGCCCAGGCCCCACATGCCCCGTGACCCTACAGcgctgcagctcctcagccaCCAGCAGAAGAGCACTACAATGGGGCTGTGGAACCAGTCTGAGTTTCTCCTAGCTGGAACTGCTGTTGTGCAGACACTGCCAGGAAGTGGAGAAGCACTGATCTCTCGCTTCTCCATCTCCCTCAGCAGGCAGAGGGCAGAGCCGCACACTGCACCGTACCTTGCAGGCAAACCACTGCTCAGTCTCCTTGCGGTTGCGCTCCATCAGCGTCTCATATTGACAACGCAGCTCCTCCAGAATCTTCCTCAGGTCTGGGCCGGGACAGGCGTTGACCTCCACGCTCACATCTCCGGTCGCCTGCTTCCTCAGGCAGCTCATTTCCTGCACAGTGCGCAACGGAACGGTCATGTTCTCAGCTGGAGGAAGTTCCCTTCTTCCCACAGATTTCTTTAGGGTGAGGGGTATCTGACCTCCTCATGGTTCGCCCTGAGGGAGCACATCTCCTCGGTCACAGCCTCgcactgcagctgcaggtcAGCCTTGCAGCTGGCCAGCTGGTCCAGCACAGGGCGCAGATTGCAGATGTCCGCGTCCACATTCTGCCGGAGGCTGCACTCGGTCTCATACCTTAGGCACAGGAACAGGAACTCAACATGCCAGCAAAGCACTGCAAGTGCTTGAGCTGAGTGTGAGGGACAAAATTAGGACCAAGTTCTCTTGCTTCAGGCACATGATGCTGCGGGCATTGCCTTGCACAGAGATCTGTGCTTTAATACAGCAGCAGGGTGGGCAGGTTTCAGCCCCACACCACCTCAGTGCCCACCCCTTCCTTCCCCTGACCCCCAGCCCAGCGCAGGGCTCACTTGGCTCGGAAGTCGTCGGCCGTCATCCGACTGTTATCAATGTTCAGAAGGATTTTGTTGGTCTCCATGGCTGCGCACAGAATCTGGAAAGAAAGCACAGGGAGAGATTTGGGCTGGCAGGTTCTGCCGGCTGCAGGAGGCCTGGAGGAATCGtccacctggagcactgcaacACGGTTATTCTATAATGGTTTTATGTTTGGGGTTATTAATCAGTTAAATGGCACTACAGCAGGGAGACTGCATGGCGGGCTGCAGGAGTGTCAGCTGTCTGTGAGCgcagctgctgccctctgctcgCTGAATGTCAGctgccacctcctgctcctccaggcTGCCGCCGGGCATCGTGTCCACGTGTGAAAGCGAAGCCCAAAGAAATGTGAGACATTTCTCGAGATGCTTTACCTGGTTCTGAAGATCTTCAATCTCCTTGTGGAAGCAGCTGTAGTCCCGTGGCTCACAGCTGGGGCCCACCTTGGCGTACCACTCCCGGATGCGGCACTCCAGCTCGGCATTCTCGCTCTCCAGCAGCCGCACTTTGTCCAGGTAGGAGGCCAGGCGGTCATTGAGGTTCTGCATCGTCGCCTTCTCATTGTTGGCAAACAGGATCCCCTCACCGGTCCTGCCGAAACCTCCGACGCCGCGCGCACACATGCCCCCCGTGCTGAACCCGAGGGTGGAGCAGGCCCGCTGGGTCGCTCTGAAGCTGCCCCCACTCATGCTGCCGACACCCAGCTGCTGCCCGAGCAGTCCCTCTCCCAAACTGCTACCAGAGAAACCCCCGGCTGCTGCCGCGAGCTCGAANNNNNNNNNNNNNNNNNNNNNNNNNNNNNNNNNNNNNNNNNNNNNNNNNNNNNNNNNNNNNNNNNNNNNNNNNNNNNNNNNNNNNNNNNNNNNNNNNNNNCGGTTCTTCTCAATGATCTGCTCATACTCATTTCTCAGGTCATTGAGAATCTTGGTCAAGTCTTCTCCGGGAGCAGCATTGACCTCCACGCTCACATCGCCTCCAGTCTGAGACTGCAGCTGTCGTAATTCCTGCAGGGCGTGAGGAGAGAAGGCAGgggcacagctcagtgctgctgtaggGCACAGTGGGAAAACCAGTTCTGAGGTGTGAGAGATTGGCCATCACTTGGCATAAGTCTGatttttgaaatttaatttcaggAACCCTAATATAACAAGAGACAGTATCTTGAACATGCTGTTGATTACTTGTTCTTACCTCCTCGTGGTTTCTCTTCAGAGCAATAAGCTCATCTTTCAAGGACTCCAGCTCAGATTCCAGTGAAGACCTAACCAGAGTCAGGTCATCCAGCATGTTTCTCAAGCCATTAATGTCAGACTCCACAGTTTGACGGATGACCAGTTCATTCTCATACCTTTACCACAGACAACAGAGACAAATGAGATGATGACCGTCAACAGCACGTCTTTCCTGTGACAGTACCCCAATAAAGCATGGAGGCTCAGTCACAGCAATTGGTGTAGTGCCTTGCCTGCTGAATTTGGGAACAGGATAGAACAGACGTGGGTTTGCACAGAGAGGTACTCACTTCATTCGGAAGTCATCAGCCGTCATCTTGCTGTTATCGATGTCCAGAAGCATCTTGTTGTTGTCCACAGTGGCAGAAATGATCTGCAAAAGAAGAGGTTGGAGAGGAGTCAGTCAGTGCTCAAGGtgcaggagaagaaaggaacaaaagctCTGAGAGGGCTTTGTTGCGAAACTCAGAGCTGTTTCCTGCTGTATTGCAGGGACTGTGGGAGAGGATTGTGCTCCAAATTTGCTTTTCAAGGAAACTCAGGCTATGCTGCTGTTCATCAAGTTGGAAATAGTTCTCCATGACTCCTGGGGACTGCATTTATCTCTTTTCCTGCAATGTGATCCTTCCTAGTCTCTTTACTGCAATTTCTTGGAACTGGAATAAGATAGCTGTAAGGGAAGGCCTTGTTCCTTCTGGCTGACTTGTGTGGGAGTGAGCAAAACCAAAGGCAATGCAGGTCTTGCAGTGCAGCTGTTTGGCTTTGTGGGATGGGAGCAGCGTGGAAAGTGTGGAACCGTGGGGATTCAGCGACGCGCTCCAGCATGCTTGGGCTGCAGGAGGCCCTGTGGAGCCTCGGGCTGTGCCCCCAGAGCCCAACCGTTCCCTGCAGGGCGCTGTGGGGCGGCCGAGCGGCCCCCAGGACAGCAGCGGGCGGCCCTCACCTCCCCCAGGCCGTGGGAGGGAGCGGAGGAGCGAGAGCTTCGGGGCAGCGCTGGTGCGGGAGATGGAGCCGTGCTGCGGGGCTGCCCTACCTGGTTTTGGAGCTGCTCGATGGTCTGGTAGTAGGAGCTGTAGTCCTTTGAGGCGCTGGGAGCTTGTTTCCTGTACCACTCGCGGATGTGGAGCTCGAGCTGGGCGTTGTCCTCCTCCAGCCTTCGCACCTTGTCCAGGTAGGAGGCCAGGCGGTCGTTGAGGTTCTGCATGGTGATCTTCTCGTTGCCGCTCAGCAGCACGTCCCCCCCGGCGCCGAAGCTTCCGGCAAAGCCGCCTCCGAAGCCTCCTCCCAGGCCCCCGCAGAAGCCCCCGGCGAGGCTGCCGGCGCTCATGCCCCCGCCGTAGCCGATGCCGCACGCTGCCCCCGCGGAGCTGCCCCCGCCGATCACGGAGGAGGCGTATCGCCGGCACGAGGCGGAGGAGCTCCTGCCGCCGGCACCAGCAGAGATGCCTCCCCCGCCTCCGCTGCGGTACGAGGTGCTGGATGTCCTCTTGATGCTGCAGCTCATGGTGAGAGGTGGATGTCGCGCCCCGAAAGCAAAGCCTGCTGCGAGCCCGATGCAGAAGTGGAAGCGCTGCCTCCTGTCCTCGCCGGGGCCTCTTTATACCTCACCGGGTGGGTGTCACCTCCAGGCAGTGCCGCTTCCCATGGGCTTTGCCAGCCACAGCGCTCATGCCAAAAGTGATGTGCTAAGGGGAATTTTGTCATAGGAAAGTAATACGCATTACTGTTCTACTCAAGTATGTCTGTGTTGATTCACACATGCACTATAATTTCATGTGGGTGGCTCTTTGTTAGATATTTTGTTGGATAATATAATATCTCATAGCTTTTATTAATCTGACAGTATATCTCCGGTAATGGAAGTTAATGAAGGCTCCGCCTTGGTTGTCTGTCTCCTTCGGCCTTCCCTGTGGTGAAACTCGGCGTTCCAGctcctgccttccttctgcaggTGCACACAGtggctcctgcctgcagccaccccCAGGGGGCTCTTCGTTCAGTACCGGGTTTGGAATTGACATCGactatttaaaaatctgttttcatttactgGAGGACaatattcttttgaaaaacTGT from Meleagris gallopavo isolate NT-WF06-2002-E0010 breed Aviagen turkey brand Nicholas breeding stock chromosome 29, Turkey_5.1, whole genome shotgun sequence carries:
- the LOC100543030 gene encoding keratin, type I cytoskeletal 19-like gives rise to the protein MSCSIKQTTGSLRGRTSGGSCVIGGGGGGGGARISSVSSGRYTTCGIGSSRGFSGRSYCSGVNYGGGLSSGSLVGGSYGGGLGATVLGGCSGIGFSGGSARFGGGIGGGLGIGIGGGVVGGGFAGDGILLSGDEKVTMQNLNDRLASYLDKVRCLEQENADLECRIREWYAKQGPFCEPRDYSCYYKEIEDLQNQIVCATIDNNKIILNIDNSRMTADDFRVKYETELALRQSVEADINGLRQVLDQLTLCRSDLEAQLESLREELCCLKKNHEEEMNCLRKQSTGDVSVEVNACPGPDLRKILEEMRCQYETLIERNRKEVEDWYECKIEEVNREVITSGQEVETCNNQVTELRRQLQALEIDLQAQLSQRDNLESSLAETECRYNNHLGELQTQITCVEQQLADLRAEMECQNQEYKILLDVKCRLEQEIHTYRCLLEGGQQDLIQQGGISQLSGLGGGVARTGGIGGGGIIRTSHTYTSSAQMPSCAAAEIQVPCRRICD
- the LOC100543185 gene encoding keratin, type I cytoskeletal 13-like codes for the protein MSCSIKRTSSTSYRSGGGGGISAGAGGRSSSASCRRYASSVIGGGSSAGAACGIGYGGGMSAGSLAGGFCGGLGGGFGGGFAGSFGAGGDVLLSGNEKITMQNLNDRLASYLDKVRRLEEDNAQLELHIREWYRKQAPSASKDYSSYYQTIEQLQNQIISATVDNNKMLLDIDNSKMTADDFRMKYENELVIRQTVESDINGLRNMLDDLTLVRSSLESELESLKDELIALKRNHEEEMSCLRKQATGDVSVEVNACPGPDLRKILEELRCQYETLMERNRKETEQWFACKVEEVNLEVITSSQEIESSNKQVTELRRQLQGLEINVQAQLTMKENLESSLAETECRYNKYLTELQSQISCVEQRLAEIRAETECQNQEYKSLLDVKCRLEQEIHTYRCLLEGGQQDIMYAGCRQSRAQ